A region of the Styela clava chromosome 1, kaStyClav1.hap1.2, whole genome shotgun sequence genome:
AAACCACATATTTTTCAGGTGCAAATTCATATGTTAATAATTACAAAACATGTAAACTCCTCCAAGTTTCCTAAAATTTCTGTAAAACGTCAAATTGCTAGTAAATGGCATGTCATATTGGGTGTGCATATTTTGGTATTCTCAACTTACCTGTTTACTGGCAACAGTAATTTGTCTGCCGAGTCATACTCGACTTGCTTTTATCTGAGTCATGTTTTGTTAGTGCTTTATCATTTCATTGTGAACTGCTTTAAGGTGCTGCTAACGTTTAAGTTAATTAAAGCCTAGTATTTGTGGATGGATTTGTTTGTGAAGTAATAAACAGAACTTAGGTTACCACATTGGGTTACACATTTTTTGTGCAATGTCATCTGGTTGTTCTGAAagctgtatttttattgtacaagCTCATTGCACTATTTTATatcgtttgaattttttgttggatCTTTGCGAATTTCAAATTGCACTGAAACAACATCAAAATTCTTTGgaacgaaaaaaataatattttcgggTATCTCTCTATATGTATAGGCAGAACCTATTGATATTATTTATACGGTACCTTTTATCTGTTCTGCTGACAATTCTGCAATAGGTTAAACAAAGAATAAGTTTCTGGTAAGTCTGGTATATTTCTGATGGCCTGGATCATACAGCCATACTTGGTGATTTTACGATACAAACTTCTGATAGCGAAATGTGGTTCATTATATTTCAGTTTGGATATCGATACATTAACATGTTCAATAAGGCAGTTAACAGTAACTggaattttgaaaacattcaCAGTAGCACAGTAGCAGTATGGTGGTAAAACATAGAAATACCGGTATATTAAAATTagtaaatgttcatttttgttCAGTGATTTCTTGACCGAAGAAATATGCATGGCCTATCTTTCATACTGATATTTTATCTACAAACTCCATAACTGAGAGTTGTAAGGTTATGTACTGTCACATCTTGACATTTATGTGACACAAATTAAGCAGTCAAAAGCTTCGCCATAGTGGTTGTGTACTTATTGATTGCATTTCTTCTCGTtagagtttaatttttttgttgtaatcaTTGTTTTATGAAGCAATTAACCTAAATGAGTCCTTCCTTTTTCTTCCCAGAGGTTTATATGTGATGGACCGTAAAGTCTTTAGTTTAATTATTGTTTCTCTTTTTaaggtattattattattagtggtATAATCATAAGCAGTGCTTTAAATTATCAGACAAAGTCTCagaaatggaagaaaaaatcAATACAGATTCTAAAGAACATGCTGttgaaattttacaacaattaaatgaatatcgtAAAACTGGACGTCATTGTGATTTCATGATCAAAGCTGGATCTGAGGAATTTCCTGTTCATAAGAATATTGTGTCTGCAAGTTCcgattattttaaagcaatgtTATCTCATGAAAATGTGGAAACAAATTCTGGTGTCGTTGAAATAAAGGAATTTGATGAagtttgtgttaaaaaatgtgTTGATTTCATTTACACTGGGGATGCTTATGTTGCCGAAGAAAAACGTGAAACACTCATGGGTGTCGCTCACATGATGCAGCTGCAAAGACTTTGTGATAGTATCGCAATTTTTCTGGAAGATGATCTTGATCCTAGAtcgttttttcaaactaaaaaaattgcaaataggTACAACTGTAAACAACTTGAGGAAAAATGCAATCAATTTGCATTGAAACGTTTTAAAGAAATTGCCCAGTCTGATGAGTTTATGGAtcttgatgaaaaatttatttcatttctgatggaATCAAAGGAAACAAAAGCAAAGGAAGAAGGGAAATGTAAGATGTTGTTGGCATGGACCAAACATGATATTGATGTGAGAAAAGAATGTTTTCTTGGTTTGGTGATGAAATTTCAGTTGATAAAAATGACTTTGTCATATAGGAGATTCCTTGTTGAAAATGAACCATTGATAATTGGATCTGGAAAATATTTACAGTCATTGACTTTATCAATTTTAGACAGTACTGGGAATGTCAGTTCGAAAGATTTCAATTTCACAGAGAATAAACAGCTTGTTGTTTTTGATCAAACTTCTCGAAGAATACATTCTCATGATGTTGATGATAAAACATGGACACCAATGCAAACCATAGATCAAGTAATCATACAGAATACAGTATGTTCTGCTGTAGTGATGGAATCTTACATTTATGTGATTTGTAAAAATGGACCGTTTTATAGACTTGAATATGCTGAATCAAATGCAAAGTGGGAACAAATGACAAATACAAATCTTTATGGTACATGTGCAGTTGCACTTGATGGTTTCGTTTATGGTATTGAGTATCATAAATACTCGAACATTATGGAAAGATATGGACCAGACTAACAAACAAATCATTGATTCTAGCTTGGGAATCTTTGGTGGCTGCTGATGGAAAGGTGTTTTGTATCACAGGAACGAATCAACAAGATCGAGTAACAAACCAAATTGAGATTTATGATCCTGTCACATCAACTTGGTCAATGGATAATAGATCATTGAATGAAGCAAGATATCAAGCTTCTGCAACTGCTACAGAGGAAGGAATATATGTTATGGGAGGTTATGATAATAATAGAGGTTCAACTCTCACTACTGTTGAATTTCGTTCATCTGTAACTAAAACCTGGATGTTGTTGAAACCAATGAAAAATGCAAGATATAAGTTCAATAGTTGTGTGATTGGTGACAAGGTTTATGTCATTGGTGGAAATCGAGATCCTGCAAATATAGAGGAATATGATCCGGAAACAAAAGAATGgaaaattattgaaacaatacaaggaaaaaatataatttcattggCAACTGTTGCAATATCTATATAACATTAATTACTCTTATACTTCACAAATATAGTTCTCATATTCTTCATGAAAAAAATACTTATCAGTCTTTCTACTGTACtctcaaattaatttttttcataatgatGAAACTTGTAAATTAATCATTTGTGTGGTAATATTTagattgaataaattatttaaccAAAAGGATTATTCGATTATTGCTTGATTAAGAACCAATCTACAGAATGTTTAAAGATATAGCTTGAATAAATTCTCTTTACAGATAGCCAATATCAATATTGATAATTCAATTATTTGGTTAGGTAATCATTACCTATTTCATTTGGAAGTGACaagtgaaaattattttcatattggtagtgatgatttttttttttatatcatttcaTTTATCATGGTCAACAATTTAATCTCTAATTCTTGAAAATGTTTCattcttcaatattttattcaattttgtgatGTCAGATTACAGGAGCTTAccccatatttttttttatatactcgATATGGTATGGGTTGTTATCATATCTCCCTCATTAACTCGCATTAATTGTTTATGATGTGGCCTATCTGATTTTAGTTTCAtaatataattcaagtttttCGTCTTTATGCTCCATCTTTATGGGggtaatttatattaaatgctcatttctttgaaatcactgtattttttaattattatcatTTCACTGCTTTTTTGATATAACTAGGTCAAAGATATGCATTTTTTAAATGTGTTTATTATTTATGCTTTTTATTCTTGAAGTGACTCatcaaaaaaattgtgtttttgtaaatgaaatatttaggTTAGTGGCAATAAAGCTTTTATTACATGCCCCTGTTGCACAAATTGGGTTCTGTCCATCCAATATCAAATTTTTGCAAATCTATtattacaaataaaagaaaatacaaaactTTTAGGTTTAGGAGTAGTGTTCATTCAACCATGCCTTAGTAATGACCTCACTGCTGTCCAATGCATTATCAGTATTCTGTTATTTTGAGGTGAGGCTCATTTCATACCATCATCTGTATAACGTCATAACAGACTTGTTGTGGCCTTCTAGGCTAAGAACAATTATTCAACTTACGGTATAATATTCCTATTCTGAAAATGATGAGGAATTTTCGTGAATATCTTTGCAACCAATGAggcatgaaatattttcattttttattgatttcaatTCCTGATTAACAGACAATGAGTTCTGTAATTAaggaaatatgattttattgaatattctcaaaaattttattattattgtagtAT
Encoded here:
- the LOC144425468 gene encoding kelch-like protein 2 codes for the protein MIKAGSEEFPVHKNIVSASSDYFKAMLSHENVETNSGVVEIKEFDEVCVKKCVDFIYTGDAYVAEEKRETLMGVAHMMQLQRLCDSIAIFLEDDLDPRSFFQTKKIANRYNCKQLEEKCNQFALKRFKEIAQSDEFMDLDEKFISFLMESKETKAKEEGKCKMLLAWTKHDIDVRKECFLGLVMKFQLIKMTLSYRRFLVENEPLIIGSGKYLQSLTLSILDSTGNVSSKDFNFTENKQLVVFDQTSRRIHSHDVDDKTWTPMQTIDQVIIQNTVCSAVVMESYIYVICKNGPFYRLEYAESNAKWEQMTNTNLYGTCAVALDGFVYGIEYHKYSNIMERYGPD
- the LOC144425482 gene encoding uncharacterized protein LOC144425482, which encodes MDNRSLNEARYQASATATEEGIYVMGGYDNNRGSTLTTVEFRSSVTKTWMLLKPMKNARYKFNSCVIGDKVYVIGGNRDPANIEEYDPETKEWKIIETIQGKNIISLATVAISI